In Camelina sativa cultivar DH55 chromosome 17, Cs, whole genome shotgun sequence, the genomic stretch GATCTCAGTGCTCTTAAAGAGATATTAGAGGCCATGCAATCAAAAGGTCTCTTTGATACTCGAAAGCAACCACAATGCATAAACTTGGAAGCTCAAAGAGATTATGAAATGGCAGATTCTGCAACTTCTAAACATGATTCAAGAGACCTGCGAACCCCGGTGATGCCATCCAAAAAGAGAGGCCCAATTGTGATTATGAAACCTGCCAGACTTGTTGAGAAATCTGGTATTCCTTCATCATCTCTGATTCCCATTCACAGTCTATCAGGTCTTCATAAGACCTGCAGAGAAGAACCTGTAAACGGTAGAAGAAATTCAACAAGTAGAAAGGCAGCAAAAGATCGTAGTCCTGGAAACCAAAGAGCTGAATCATGTATCAGTTCTGTTGATAAGAAATCTAGCAGCAGAAAAGTGAAGTCTTCTCAGGTTTCTAGTGAAAGCACTTCAAAGAATTCAGGATCTACAAGTCCAAAATTGCAGCAGATGAAGCATGAGCATGACAAGCGTTCTCGACCACCAACCTCTCCATCTGATtcaagcaaatcaagaaaacaaacaaaccgaCAACCTGTAGAATCCACTAGTTCTCCTGGTGGTAGGCGTAGCAGACCCAGGGATCAGACGAGCTTGCAGCAAAATGATGACCAACTTAGTCAAATGAGCAATAAATCCAGGACTGAAACAGAAGCCACCGTGAGTATCAAAAATGGTGGAAAAAGTCCATCTGTAATGGAGGCAGCCAAAGCTGTAGTCTCAAACTTAATACAGAATGTGAGTTGCTGTGTCTCATGCTACTGCTAAATTGTTTGGTACTTAAAAAAGTTTCAGCTGCTAAATTCtagaattttcttttatgttttctcagAAGTCCAGTCCTCCttttagtgaagatggatcaTCAGAACATCCAAGTCCAGTTTCTGTTCTCAACGCAGCAATCTACAGAGAGATCGAACCATCTCCTGTGAAAGTCCAAGCTTGTGAAGGCAGTAAGACctctatatatacatctttATTGGAAAAATGCAAatggttttatgttttcaatCATTTTCATTCAGTTTCTGACTTGGATATTGATTTTGTAACAGGTGTTAATGGCCTTATTGAGTCAGGTGTTGAACATTGCGAGGAGGACCAGTGGAATCCAGCTTATAGCTTCTCAAAGAAAACAGCCAGCTTTTCGCCAGAGATGAACCGAAAGAAGCTTCAGAATGTTGAGCATTTGGTTCAAAAGCTAAGGAGACTAAACTCTAGCCATGATGAAACCAGCCAAGATTACATTGCATCTCTATGCGAGAACAATGATCCTAATACAGATCACAGATACATTTCTGAGATTCTTTTAGCCTCAGGTCTTCTCCTCAGAGACCTCGGCTCAGGATTAACAACTTTTCAACTGCACCCTTCAGGCCACCCAATCAATCCAGAGCTGTTCCTTGTTCTTGAGCAAACTAAAGGatgcagcaacaacagcaaTGAAAAGTTAAACCGCAAACTTGTGTTTGATGCTGTTAATGAAATACTTGTAAAGAAGCTCGCTTATGTTGAGAGCACTACAGATCCATGGATGAAGCAAGCTAAAGCGGGGAAGAGGGTCTTAAGTGCGCAACATCTCTTGAAAGAGCTATGTTCAGAGATAGAGACACTACAAAAGCAAGCCAAGAAGAGATCAGAAAACTTCTTGTtgttggaggaagaagaagaagatttcttgaAATGTATTTTGGATGAAGATATGGCAATCCGATCTGGGAAATGGACAGACTTTGATGATGTAATCCCTGGTTTAGTGCTCGACTTGGAGAGGCTTCTCTTCAAAGATCTGGTGAGTGAGATCGTGCACGGTGAGATTGGTCGTCGGCTGCAAGCAAACTCAAGAAGACAGAAAACGTTTTCCACCGATGAGTAGATATTGATTCATAAGCTCGTATTTTTGAAACTGTATTCTAAAGccgtatatatataaatacaagtCAAAATAGTCATGAAAACATTCTCTAtaataatctctttttctttctgcgTCTTCTTTGCCGGGTGATCCATTTTGATTATGTTTTACTGAAACCATAGACAAGTTTGACACATTACTATGCTTCAAAAGGCATAGACAGTAGGTTACAGGAACAGAACACAAGATATGCTCTAATGGAAAGTCTCAATACATAAGTCACAATAAACTTCCCCGAGAACATTTCACATTGCCAtcaaaccaaagagaaaaagaaaggagaagaagcatcCTCAGGGGttcaattcaacaaaagaagcTATTTTTACAACTTTATCGACGATCAGCTGAATCAACGGTCCAGATCAATTTAAGACATTAATCAACGGTCCATATCAATTTAAGACATTAATCAACGGACTAGATTATCTCGTGATAAAATCGGTACATAAAGCCAGGGTTTTTTTGGCATAGTGAGCGAGACTTGAAAGACGTTGAGGGGTTTTGTCACGACCGGCGAGAACTGAAGACGCTTCCAGAGATTATCATCGTCATCCACAGAGTAAAGTCATTTGCTTTCAGCTTTGAGTTTTCTCTGTTAATTCCGGTTTCGATCTTATTTTCTGAAAGTTACATTAGCTAGATCTTTCAATTTCTGGTTCCTTGTTTTCCCTCAATTCCTTGTCTTTGCGTCTCTTCCCAGACTCTAGGGATTTGATTTGGATCGTACATGTgttttcatttctctgtttctgagtGAATGGGTTCGTCAGGAATGGGATGAGTGAGTTAAAGTTGTAAGCTTTAGACTCGATTCTGATAAATACTGCTGTGTGATTCTATCCGGGAAACAAAAATTGTCAGAAAACAGATCTATTCATGAGTGTTTTTTCACCTTGTGATCACCAAATCTATCTACATTCTCAAAgtttgttattttgatattgtCTTCTTGGAAAATGTGCTTACAGATTTGACCAAGATGCATTACATGGGTTTGTTTAGTAAAGCTGGAAACATATTTAGGCAACCTAGAGCGTTGCAGGCTTCGAACGCTTTGTTACAAGGCAATCTTTCATTGACTCCATCCAAAATCTTTGTTGGAGGTGAGACTCCAAAACTtctgttttgttcttgaatcttgagaaagagttttcctttttttgagtttctctgT encodes the following:
- the LOC104756202 gene encoding protein LONGIFOLIA 2-like isoform X2, translated to MSQGSGGTRMGLDLRDVVRDSMYREVRGLSEVCRHNKREDSPRPYGLKQSTPVDFNESCRALAKLRKTSHHYYNEADMKDASRYYVDSRGKSKSGKKLKELPKLSLDSRDHIDLKSGNKLFESLSRSSSMNKVSGSPKRPPSLVAKLMGLETLPGSPLGRDKMNLFDDSSDPFSRSLRENSLNRSLRFSSSSPRSFGKDPASSSSPRWRNSEFVMKPLSSLRYPIEQAPWKQTDRNRFSQKQACRPVKSLSQSMEGRLKDLEFKHSGKDLSALKEILEAMQSKGLFDTRKQPQCINLEAQRDYEMADSATSKHDSRDLRTPVMPSKKRGPIVIMKPARLVEKSGIPSSSLIPIHSLSGLHKTCREEPVNGRRNSTSRKAAKDRSPGNQRAESCISSVDKKSSSRKVKSSQVSSESTSKNSGSTSPKLQQMKHEHDKRSRPPTSPSDSSKSRKQTNRQPVESTSSPGGRRSRPRDQTSLQQNDDQLSQMSNKSRTETEATVSIKNGGKSPSVMEAAKAVVSNLIQNKSSPPFSEDGSSEHPSPVSVLNAAIYREIEPSPVKVQACEGSVNGLIESGVEHCEEDQWNPAYSFSKKTASFSPEMNRKKLQNVEHLVQKLRRLNSSHDETSQDYIASLCENNDPNTDHRYISEILLASGLLLRDLGSGLTTFQLHPSGHPINPELFLVLEQTKGCSNNSNEKLNRKLVFDAVNEILVKKLAYVESTTDPWMKQAKAGKRVLSAQHLLKELCSEIETLQKQAKKRSENFLLLEEEEEDFLKCILDEDMAIRSGKWTDFDDVIPGLVLDLERLLFKDLVSEIVHGEIGRRLQANSRRQKTFSTDE
- the LOC104756202 gene encoding protein LONGIFOLIA 2-like isoform X1, which encodes MAAKLLHTLADENKKIGCMNGIFQIFDRHHVLTSRPKSLTLGNVHVNSINFERDSVDPICHQRSAFQFQDSNITSGNGSSEKLTRVSTEASKVSFSSSCSSSSPLSSEVNREVQPEISTDDRVIFPESPASDPTMSQGSGGTRMGLDLRDVVRDSMYREVRGLSEVCRHNKREDSPRPYGLKQSTPVDFNESCRALAKLRKTSHHYYNEADMKDASRYYVDSRGKSKSGKKLKELPKLSLDSRDHIDLKSGNKLFESLSRSSSMNKVSGSPKRPPSLVAKLMGLETLPGSPLGRDKMNLFDDSSDPFSRSLRENSLNRSLRFSSSSPRSFGKDPASSSSPRWRNSEFVMKPLSSLRYPIEQAPWKQTDRNRFSQKQACRPVKSLSQSMEGRLKDLEFKHSGKDLSALKEILEAMQSKGLFDTRKQPQCINLEAQRDYEMADSATSKHDSRDLRTPVMPSKKRGPIVIMKPARLVEKSGIPSSSLIPIHSLSGLHKTCREEPVNGRRNSTSRKAAKDRSPGNQRAESCISSVDKKSSSRKVKSSQVSSESTSKNSGSTSPKLQQMKHEHDKRSRPPTSPSDSSKSRKQTNRQPVESTSSPGGRRSRPRDQTSLQQNDDQLSQMSNKSRTETEATVSIKNGGKSPSVMEAAKAVVSNLIQNKSSPPFSEDGSSEHPSPVSVLNAAIYREIEPSPVKVQACEGSVNGLIESGVEHCEEDQWNPAYSFSKKTASFSPEMNRKKLQNVEHLVQKLRRLNSSHDETSQDYIASLCENNDPNTDHRYISEILLASGLLLRDLGSGLTTFQLHPSGHPINPELFLVLEQTKGCSNNSNEKLNRKLVFDAVNEILVKKLAYVESTTDPWMKQAKAGKRVLSAQHLLKELCSEIETLQKQAKKRSENFLLLEEEEEDFLKCILDEDMAIRSGKWTDFDDVIPGLVLDLERLLFKDLVSEIVHGEIGRRLQANSRRQKTFSTDE